From the genome of Papaver somniferum cultivar HN1 chromosome 2, ASM357369v1, whole genome shotgun sequence, one region includes:
- the LOC113349486 gene encoding cheilanthifoline synthase-like, producing MEVTFWLITCGVVVAFALAKLLFGKKSSMSTMEWPSGPKTLPIIGNLHQLGGEAFHVCLANLAKVYGGVFTIWVGSWRPFIVISDVDKAWEVLVNKSSDYSARDMPDITKIISANWKNISHGDSGPFWHNLRKGLQGVALTPFNVASQYHLQERDMQNLIKSMKKKASQKNGILKPLDYVKEETVRLLSRLIFSQEFVDEDFVVGMHQALDELVSISGYASLADAFKFCENLPSHKKTIRAVHAIKIRFDNLIRPHIVSNPPTNTYLHFLLSQDFSEDVIISAILEVYDLGVDSTASTTVWALTFLVREQKIQEKLYREINNVTGGKRPVKVEDLNKLPYLQAVMKETMRMKPIAPMAIPHKASKDTSLMGKKINKGTVVMVNLYAIHHNPAVFPEPYKFMPERFLKDANSDGSLGDIKKMESSLLAFSAGMRICAGMELGKLQLAFGLASLVNEFKWDCVAEGKLPDLSEEHCFILLMKNPLEARVTPRIH from the coding sequence ATGGAGGTGACATTTTGGTTGATAACTTGTGGAGTGGTAGTAGCATTTGCATTAGCAAAACTACTATTCGGCAAGAAATCATCTATGTCCACAATGGAATGGCCATCAGGTCCAAAGACGTTGCCCATAATTGGGAACCTTCATCAATTAGGAGGAGAAGCATTTCATGTCTGTTTGGCAAACTTGGCCAAAGTATATGGAGGTGTTTTTACCATATGGGTTGGAAGTTGGCGTCCGTTTATAGTCATAAGCGATGTCGATAAAGCTTGGGAAGTTCTTGTTAACAAATCTTCGGATTATTCAGCTAGAGACATGCCTGATATTACTAAAATCATATCTGCAAACTGGAAGAATATTTCTCATGGTGATTCCGGTCCGTTTTGGCATAATTTAAGAAAAGGTCTTCAAGGTGTTGCTTTAACTCCTTTTAATGTTGCGTCTCAATATCATTTGCAAGAAAGGGACATGCAGAATTTGATCAAATCCATGAAAAAAAAGGCGTCGCAGAAAAATGGGATTTTGAAACCACTTGATTATGTCAAAGAAGAGACTGTTCGATTACTAAGTCGACTTATCTTCAGCCAAGAGTTCGTCGATGAGGATTTTGTTGTTGGTATGCATCAAGCACTCGACGAGTTAGTAAGTATAAGTGGGTATGCAAGTTTAGCTGATGCTTTTAAATTTTGTGAAAATTTACCAAGCCATAAAAAAACTATCCGAGCAGTTCACGCTATCAAAATTCGGTTCGATAATTTGATTCGTCCGCATATCGTCTCAAATCCTCCTACaaacacttacttgcattttcttctatctcaagattttagTGAAGATGTTATAATTTCTGCCATTCTTGAAGTTTATGACTTGGGTGTTGATAGCACCGCATCAACAACAGTTTGGGCTCTTACGTTTCTTGTCCGCGAACAAAAGATTCAGGAAAAACTATACCGTGAAATCAATAACGTAACCGGAGGGAAAAGGCCGGTGAAAGTTGAAGATTTGAACAAGTTGCCATATTTGCAAGCAGTGATGAAAGAAACAATGAGGATGAAACCCATTGCACCAATGGCGATTCCTCACAAAGCCTCAAAAGATACTTCATTAATGGGTAAAAAGATCAACAAAGGTACAGTGGTAATGGTAAATCTTTACGCTATTCATCATAACCCTGCCGTTTTCCCGGAACCGTATAAGTTCATGCCGGAGAGATTCCTAAAGGATGCTAATAGTGATGGAAGTTTGGGTGATATTAAGAAAATGGAAAGTTCATTGTTAGCATTCAGTGCTGGTATGCGAATCTGTGCTGGAATGGAGCTTGGTAAGCTACAACTAGCTTTCGGTCTTGCAAGTTTGGTTAACGAGTTCAAATGGGATTGCGTTGCTGAAGGAAAATTGCCTGATCTTAGTGAAGAACACTGTTTCATTCTCTTGATGAAAAACCCACTTGAAGCCAGAGTTACTCCTCGTATCCATTAA